In Arvicola amphibius chromosome 13, mArvAmp1.2, whole genome shotgun sequence, a genomic segment contains:
- the LOC119800522 gene encoding E3 ubiquitin-protein ligase TRIM52-like, with the protein MAAPHGPPSPMQSLREEAMCAICLDYFQDPVSIACGHNFCRACVTQLWGKDEEPEHGAAGEHVVREVLYRRAWEEGAPLFRAPAAPWVPGGRAHPASPSGPVDPGWDAAEAWNGALVQDLRIRVFPNEREALFHNGHHYHHLGRYRHRHIFRRGPPHPRVRRQLYANTGPRSPPRTPPRTPPRTPPRPPIPQVFSCPQCRRIFPSRSYRPNLQLANMVHIIRQISRTP; encoded by the coding sequence ATGGCGGCCCCCCACGGGCCTCCCAGCCCGATGCAGTCTCTCCGGGAGGAGGCGATGTGCGCCATCTGCCTGGATTACTTCCAGGACCCCGTGTCCATTGCCTGCGGGCACAACTTCTGCCGGGCGTGCGTGACCCAGCTGTGGGGCAAGGACGAGGAGCCGGAGCACGGGGCGGCCGGCGAGCACGTGGTGCGGGAGGTCTTGTACCGCCGGGCTTGGGAGGAGGGGGCGCCCCTGTTTCGGGCCCCCGCCGCGCCCTGGGTCCCCGGCGGCCGCGCACACCCCGCGAGCCCCTCGGGCCCCGTGGACCCGGGCTGGGATGCCGCGGAGGCCTGGAACGGGGCGCTGGTCCAGGACCTGAGAATCCGGGTGTTTCCCAACGAGCGGGAGGCGCTTTTCCACAAcggccaccactaccaccacctcgGCCGCTACCGCCACCGCCACATCTTCCGGCGCGGGCCCCCGCACCCCAGGGTGCGCCGGCAGCTCTATGCTAACACCGGGCCCCGCTCCCCGCCCCGAACCCCACCCCGCACGCCACCCCGAACCCCGCCGCGGCCCCCCATCCCGCAGGTCTTCAGCTGCCCGCAGTGCAGGAGGATTTTTCCCAGCCGCAGCTACCGCCCCAATTTGCAGCTGGCCAACATGGTCCACATCATCCGCCAGATTAGCCGCACCCCGTGA